From Macaca mulatta isolate MMU2019108-1 chromosome 3, T2T-MMU8v2.0, whole genome shotgun sequence, the proteins below share one genomic window:
- the GPR22 gene encoding G-protein coupled receptor 22, translating into MCFSPILEINMQSESNITVRDDIDDINTNMYQPLSYPLSFQVSLTGFLMLEIVLGLGSNLTVLVLYCMKSNLINSVSNIITMNLHVLDVIICVGCIPLTIVILLLSLESNTALICCFHEACVSFASVSTAINVFAITLDRYDISVKPANRILTMGRAVMLMISIWIFSFFSFLIPFIEVNFFSLQSGNTWENKTLLCVSTNEYYTELGMYYHLLVQIPIFFFTVVVMLITYTKILQALNIRIGTRFSTGQKKKARKKKTISLTTQHEATDMSQSSGGRNVVFGVRTSVSVIIALRRAVKRHRERRERQKRVFRMSLLIISTFLLCWTPISVLNTTILCLGPSDLLVKLRLCFLVMAYGTTIFHPLLYAFTRQKFQKVLKSKMKKRVVSIVEADPLPNNAVIHNSWIDPKRNKKITFEDSEIREKCLVPQVVTD; encoded by the coding sequence ATgtgtttttctcccattctggaaaTCAACATGCAGTCTGAATCTAACATTACAGTGCGAGATGACATTGATGACATCAACACCAATATGTACCAACCACTATCATATCCGTTAAGCTTTCAAGTGTCTCTCACCGGATTTCTTATGTTAGAAATTGTGTTGGGACTTGGCAGCAACCTCACCGTATTGGTACTTTACTGCATGAAATCCAACTTAATCAACTCTGTCAGTAACATTATTACAATGAACCTTCATGTACTTGATGTAATAATTTGTGTGGGATGTATTCCTCTAACTATAGTTATCCTTCTGCTTTCACTGGAGAGTAACACTGCTCTCATCTGCTGTTTCCATGAGGCTTGTGTATCTTTTGCAAGTGTCTCAACAGCAATCAACGTTTTTGCTATCACTTTGGACAGATATGACATCTCTGTGAAACCTGCAAACCGAATTCTGACAATGGGCAGAGCTGTAATGTTAATGATATccatttggattttttcttttttctctttcctgattccTTTTATTGAGGTAAATTTTTTCAGTCTTCAAAGTGGAAATACATGGGAAAATAAGACACTTTTATGTGTCAGTACAAATGAATACTACACTGAACTGGGAATGTATTATCACTTGTTAGTACAGATCCCAATATTCTTTTTCACTGTTGTAGTAATGTTAATCACATACACCAAAATACTTCAGGCTCTTAATATTCGAATAGGCACAAGATTTTCAACAGGGcagaagaagaaagcaagaaagaaaaagacaatttctCTAACCACACAACATGAGGCTACagacatgtcacaaagcagtggTGGGAGAAATGTAGTCTTTGGTGTAAGAACTTCAGTTTCTGTAATAATTGCCCTCCGGCGAGCTGTGAAACGACACCGTGAACGACGAGAAAGACAAAAGAGAGTCTTCAGGATGTCTTTATTGATTATTTCTACATTTCTTCTCTGCTGGACaccaatttctgttttaaataccACTATTTTATGTTTAGGCCCAAGTGACCTTTTAGTAAAATTAAGATTGTGTTTTTTAGTCATGGCTTATGGAACAACTATATTTCACCCTCTATTATATGCATTCACTAGACAAAAATTTCAAAAGGTcttgaaaagtaaaatgaaaaagcGAGTTGTTTCCATAGTGGAAGCTGATCCCCTGCCTAATAATGCTGTAATACACAACTCTTGGATAGatcctaaaagaaacaaaaaaattacctttgaAGATagtgaaataagagaaaaatgtttagTACCTCAGGTTGTCACAGACTAG